The following are encoded together in the Ezakiella massiliensis genome:
- a CDS encoding ABC transporter ATP-binding protein: MIREKYKKNFSKILLLFITGIIVGSLSIFPMVFIQKVIDYLTIGNQSEFIKYIILYSLVYILVNMFKIALVNFGSKFELNLNREIRDEIVENILSTKIGLLEKAGHSNVFNVIIDDLKALDDKLIPLVFDLGFSISSFVIGSIIIIKYDYIMLFAMIAISAISTLVIQKILNKSEMASERSQIQRLNVINKFFDIIIGARDIKLFNKEEVFTSDFHQENHELNVLDKKIVNIKNISQALVSLLFNLIMATLILIGGLRVSQGSLSVGALIAIILYASMITDPIFNIIENQKEISAFKNSVKRIDETFKRIEKEDVNLIEDFKTIEFKDVSLNYGDNQILKDFNLVINKGDKLKINGRTGSGKSTLAKLITNMYKPTSGKIYVDGKENQTISLSAVFQENKLFNMSIIDNITFKSKVDEGKLNQIIKICRLEEVLEKYSENKIGFDSSTLSGGERTRVLLARALYKDCQLYIFDEISTGLDESLFYEIFDDLMNYLEAKTVISIDHKNISENYFTKSVFM, translated from the coding sequence ATGATTAGAGAAAAATATAAAAAGAATTTTTCTAAAATTTTATTATTATTTATAACAGGGATAATAGTGGGGAGTCTAAGCATTTTCCCCATGGTCTTTATTCAAAAGGTAATCGACTACTTAACCATAGGCAATCAAAGTGAATTTATAAAATACATAATCCTGTATTCACTGGTCTATATTTTGGTCAATATGTTCAAGATTGCCCTTGTTAATTTTGGTTCAAAATTTGAGCTGAATCTTAATAGAGAAATAAGAGACGAGATTGTTGAAAATATCCTGAGCACAAAGATTGGTCTCTTGGAAAAAGCTGGCCACTCAAATGTTTTTAATGTTATAATTGACGATTTAAAAGCCCTTGATGACAAGCTCATCCCCTTGGTTTTTGATTTGGGCTTTTCAATATCAAGCTTTGTCATCGGGTCAATCATAATAATAAAATACGACTACATTATGCTCTTTGCAATGATTGCCATTTCTGCTATCTCAACCCTTGTTATTCAAAAGATTTTAAACAAATCAGAAATGGCGTCTGAGAGGAGCCAAATTCAAAGGCTAAATGTTATAAATAAGTTTTTTGACATAATTATAGGTGCTAGGGACATTAAATTATTTAACAAAGAAGAAGTTTTTACCAGTGACTTCCACCAAGAAAATCACGAGCTAAATGTCTTGGATAAAAAAATCGTAAATATAAAAAATATTTCTCAAGCCCTGGTCAGTTTGCTCTTTAATTTAATTATGGCAACTTTGATTTTGATTGGCGGCCTCCGTGTTAGTCAGGGTAGTCTGTCGGTTGGTGCATTGATCGCAATTATCTTGTATGCATCGATGATTACCGATCCAATTTTTAATATAATAGAAAATCAAAAAGAAATATCTGCCTTCAAAAATTCGGTTAAGAGGATTGATGAAACCTTCAAGAGAATAGAAAAAGAAGATGTAAATTTAATCGAAGATTTTAAGACCATTGAATTTAAAGATGTCTCTTTAAATTATGGAGATAATCAGATTTTAAAAGATTTTAACTTGGTCATAAATAAGGGCGACAAATTAAAAATAAATGGAAGAACTGGGTCAGGTAAATCTACTCTGGCAAAATTAATTACCAATATGTACAAGCCGACCTCTGGTAAGATATATGTTGACGGCAAGGAAAATCAGACTATATCACTGTCAGCAGTTTTTCAAGAAAATAAATTGTTTAATATGTCTATCATTGACAACATAACTTTTAAATCCAAGGTGGACGAGGGCAAGCTAAATCAAATAATTAAAATTTGCAGGCTAGAAGAAGTCCTTGAAAAATATTCCGAAAACAAGATTGGCTTTGATTCCAGTACCTTATCGGGTGGTGAACGAACAAGAGTATTGCTAGCAAGAGCTCTTTACAAGGATTGCCAGCTCTATATTTTCGATGAAATAAGCACAGGCCTGGATGAAAGCCTCTTCTACGAGATCTTTGATGACCTCATGAATTACCTAGAAGCAAAGACAGTTATCAGCATCGACCATAAAAATATTAGCGAAAATTACTTCACAAAAAGTGTTTTTATGTAG
- a CDS encoding Csac_0668 family 2Fe-2S cluster-binding (seleno)protein — protein sequence MNQSCUGSIQKTTGTVEEKANCPKCHKIGEKVKNITVKHMVSENLMGKVVDEETYYLCMNEDCDVVYYNLNNERVFYKEDVKVPIWFKKDANPKYICYCNQVTEQQIINAVLDDGAKNIKDIIRLTGAMKNGKCEINNPLGKCCSPFIQETINKALKSKQ from the coding sequence ATAAATCAATCTTGCTGAGGTTCAATACAAAAAACCACTGGTACAGTGGAAGAAAAAGCAAATTGCCCCAAATGTCACAAAATAGGAGAAAAGGTTAAGAATATAACTGTAAAGCATATGGTATCAGAAAACCTTATGGGAAAGGTTGTAGATGAAGAAACTTACTATTTATGTATGAATGAAGATTGTGATGTCGTGTATTATAACTTAAACAATGAAAGAGTTTTTTATAAGGAAGATGTAAAAGTTCCTATATGGTTTAAAAAGGATGCAAATCCCAAATATATATGCTATTGCAACCAAGTTACAGAGCAACAAATTATAAACGCTGTTTTAGATGATGGTGCAAAGAATATTAAAGATATTATTAGACTTACAGGGGCAATGAAAAATGGAAAGTGCGAAATTAACAATCCTTTGGGAAAATGCTGTAGTCCTTTTATTCAAGAAACCATCAATAAGGCATTAAAAAGCAAACAATAG
- a CDS encoding response regulator transcription factor, with the protein MKSILIIEDNKEIALQMEKYLVNNGYEVEIASSFYEATYKMNVDMDVALLDINLPDKDGQYLIEKLKDKDIRIIVTTVKNDEDFIVKALDQGADDYLTKPFSLAILRARIDAVLRTIALSQDKTINYKDIKIDFNQSKVYFKGNLVDLTSLEYEILVLFIKNPHRVYTRGQLLEMFWEDRDKFVNDNTLTSTIKRIREKIDREVITTVRGIGYRMD; encoded by the coding sequence ATGAAGAGTATTTTGATTATAGAGGATAATAAAGAAATTGCTTTACAAATGGAAAAGTATTTAGTTAATAATGGCTATGAGGTAGAGATTGCATCATCTTTTTATGAAGCGACCTATAAGATGAATGTAGACATGGACGTGGCGCTACTTGATATAAATCTACCAGATAAAGACGGTCAGTATTTAATTGAAAAATTAAAAGATAAAGATATTAGAATTATAGTTACTACTGTTAAAAATGATGAAGATTTTATAGTTAAAGCCCTTGATCAAGGTGCAGATGATTACTTAACTAAACCATTTTCCCTTGCAATATTAAGGGCAAGAATTGATGCGGTTTTAAGGACAATAGCTCTAAGTCAAGACAAAACAATCAATTATAAGGATATAAAAATAGATTTTAATCAGTCAAAAGTTTATTTTAAGGGAAATCTAGTAGATTTAACTTCGCTAGAATATGAAATCCTAGTCTTATTTATTAAAAATCCTCACCGAGTTTATACAAGAGGCCAGCTGTTAGAAATGTTTTGGGAAGATAGGGATAAGTTTGTAAATGACAATACTCTCACATCAACTATTAAGAGAATAAGAGAAAAAATTGATAGAGAAGTTATTACTACTGTCAGAGGAATCGGATATAGGATGGATTGA
- a CDS encoding HAMP domain-containing sensor histidine kinase — protein sequence MIYVFWIISLGLLYYFLESRKKNRINELINLIENMKNQNYKIPMKQDDFSILEDKIYKLFIEIVEAKETSTRNSEKQIEYLEDIAHQIKTPITSMLFSIENLGIDFPDIEDIEILKRQTIRLNSLSDILLKLSSLEANKDLMKKEQIRLDELVDYALDSLDLNRSINVEIEESLKENSICGDFYWLAEALINIIKNADNRPTCDKIVLSSYKNPLYTSLIIEDNGGGIEKENMKKIFKRFYKTPDSNGFGIGLAMAKSIIEKNNGEISVSNIDVGARFEIKFYNVT from the coding sequence ATGATATATGTATTTTGGATAATAAGCCTGGGACTTCTTTATTATTTTTTAGAATCAAGAAAGAAAAATAGAATAAATGAGCTTATAAATCTGATAGAAAATATGAAAAATCAAAATTATAAAATTCCTATGAAGCAAGACGATTTTTCGATTTTAGAAGATAAAATTTACAAACTTTTTATAGAAATAGTCGAAGCAAAAGAGACAAGTACTAGAAATAGTGAAAAGCAAATAGAATACCTAGAAGATATCGCTCATCAAATTAAAACTCCCATCACATCTATGCTTTTTTCCATAGAAAATTTGGGGATAGATTTTCCAGATATTGAAGATATAGAGATTTTAAAAAGGCAAACAATCAGATTAAACTCCCTATCAGATATTTTGCTTAAACTATCAAGCCTTGAGGCAAATAAAGATCTTATGAAAAAAGAACAAATTCGTTTAGATGAATTAGTGGATTATGCTTTAGATAGTTTGGATTTAAATAGATCTATAAATGTAGAAATAGAGGAGAGTTTAAAGGAAAATAGTATTTGTGGAGATTTTTATTGGCTGGCAGAAGCTCTGATTAATATTATAAAAAATGCTGACAATAGACCGACTTGTGATAAAATCGTGCTTTCATCATACAAAAATCCCCTCTATACGAGCTTAATCATTGAAGACAATGGTGGAGGAATAGAAAAAGAGAATATGAAAAAAATCTTTAAACGCTTTTATAAAACTCCAGACTCAAATGGTTTTGGAATAGGTCTTGCTATGGCGAAGTCAATTATCGAAAAAAACAACGGAGAAATTTCTGTTTCAAATATTGATGTTGGAGCAAGATTTGAAATAAAATTCTACAATGTCACCTAA
- a CDS encoding ABC transporter ATP-binding protein encodes MEILKVENLRKEYGEGNSKVIALDCVNLEIERGEFVAIVGPSGSGKSTLLHIIGGVDSPDDGKVYIDGNDISKYSSKELAYFRRRKVGLIYQFYNLIPNLTVRHNIELPLKLDKRKINQDEFSDIVNKLGIESKLDSFPSELSGGQQQRVAIARSLIYNPSIILADEPTGNLDRKNSKEIIEIFKYFNRSLKQTIILITHDEEIALQTNRIITIVDGKIVGDEKNE; translated from the coding sequence ATGGAAATATTAAAAGTAGAAAATTTAAGAAAAGAATACGGCGAGGGTAATTCTAAGGTCATAGCCTTAGACTGTGTTAACCTTGAAATTGAAAGAGGTGAATTTGTCGCCATTGTTGGACCAAGTGGATCTGGGAAATCAACCCTCCTACATATTATAGGAGGAGTAGATAGCCCAGATGATGGTAAGGTTTATATAGATGGTAACGACATCTCAAAGTATTCTTCAAAAGAATTAGCCTACTTCAGAAGAAGGAAAGTCGGACTAATTTATCAGTTTTATAATTTGATTCCCAACTTAACGGTTCGTCACAATATAGAACTTCCTTTAAAGCTTGATAAGAGAAAAATAAATCAAGATGAATTTTCAGATATAGTAAACAAACTGGGTATAGAAAGTAAACTTGACTCTTTTCCAAGTGAGCTTTCAGGAGGTCAGCAGCAGAGAGTTGCCATTGCGAGAAGTCTTATCTACAATCCATCTATAATATTAGCGGATGAACCAACAGGCAATTTGGATAGGAAAAATTCTAAAGAAATTATAGAAATTTTTAAATATTTTAATAGAAGCTTAAAACAGACAATTATCCTAATCACCCATGACGAAGAAATAGCCTTACAAACAAATCGTATTATTACAATAGTCGATGGAAAAATTGTAGGAGATGAAAAAAATGAATAA
- a CDS encoding ABC transporter permease: MNKKNFPIFISLFIVSLFFTVVFYYGYRSLRANYGYYMASSFYHGEIKEELSNEDVEKLKSIEDIDLVGKMSLNPDNGKLADDLVVINYQDEAINKMREYSRLIEGRFATKEAEIVLSKSLVEKNKLKIGDRVELDLGKRLLDGEEIGPTSANTDREKFESQGSKSFNLVGVYGDVYNKYSKLSFALGLQDKMTGFRTFVKFHSFKEAYRDRDKIQAEINLTLGKKVTLEFSESLINYYGVENEPLQDIMSQAVLVLSVLGCIAIFVFFIKNIFWVWGLRKIRELSIYKSIGSTNGQIYLLLLKEGLIITAIPILLGHIAGFFFMYCLYKNITIGEGVSAFEVIKFNPLLSLSILLVSFIIVALAIKSPAKKISKINIIDGIRGNIDFSKSKKKRVKDFWKELKLNNLASIKSQRYISAIGIIIISVFIIIIGISSYYRDFSFYDDGYNFSVDYFSENNQVPKILKEIVDKIPNDKSYISKDKYVQVENTNEFSKEAKSAGLDEEAKKNIKKYKTEGMDGFIIALEEKDLRELGGKKGEFILYNTIQEDSSIPIAKAKRIPYFENPQTLDINLNDYKKTIKISKAITDLGKYKSRTRPFDVKVYTDFDTYFKLMEEAGDEKYKNYAYTLNMKIKDSDTKDVKEYVEAMIRSKISPEDRFNIITGEETAKNEYNDLKSLIKIVIGIASIIFVLNITNGYSSINLSLMSRKKEIGSLYSCGMDVDELKSIYQKEFIGEQVKSFTISIIVSLGVMFVISLIAPDLRMSTLIKYYDYKSFLGFSLVVYGINLIIYHFSLKRILDRPTIDLIRTI; this comes from the coding sequence ATGAATAAGAAGAATTTTCCTATTTTTATCTCATTATTTATTGTAAGTCTATTTTTTACTGTGGTTTTTTATTATGGATACAGAAGTTTGAGAGCTAACTATGGTTATTACATGGCTTCAAGCTTTTATCATGGAGAGATTAAAGAAGAACTTTCAAATGAAGATGTTGAAAAGTTAAAATCCATTGAAGATATAGACTTGGTCGGAAAAATGTCTCTTAATCCTGATAATGGAAAACTTGCTGACGATTTAGTCGTTATTAACTACCAAGACGAAGCAATCAATAAGATGAGAGAGTATTCAAGACTTATTGAAGGCAGATTTGCTACAAAGGAAGCCGAAATTGTACTATCTAAAAGCCTCGTAGAGAAAAATAAACTTAAAATAGGCGATCGTGTAGAACTTGATTTAGGCAAAAGGTTGTTAGACGGAGAAGAGATAGGCCCCACAAGTGCAAATACTGACAGGGAAAAGTTTGAGAGCCAAGGTTCTAAGAGTTTTAATTTAGTTGGTGTTTATGGAGATGTCTACAACAAGTACAGCAAACTAAGTTTTGCCTTAGGTCTACAAGATAAAATGACCGGTTTCAGAACCTTTGTAAAATTTCATTCATTTAAGGAAGCTTATAGAGATAGAGATAAAATTCAAGCAGAAATCAATCTGACTTTGGGCAAAAAAGTTACTTTAGAATTTTCTGAAAGTCTTATAAACTATTATGGAGTAGAAAACGAACCCTTACAAGATATAATGAGCCAGGCTGTTCTTGTTCTATCAGTTCTTGGATGCATAGCGATCTTTGTGTTTTTTATAAAAAACATCTTTTGGGTTTGGGGGCTTAGGAAGATTAGAGAGCTTTCCATTTATAAGTCTATAGGATCTACCAATGGACAAATTTATCTCTTACTTCTAAAGGAAGGACTTATTATAACTGCAATTCCAATACTCTTGGGACACATTGCAGGATTTTTCTTTATGTATTGTTTGTATAAAAACATAACAATAGGTGAAGGAGTAAGTGCCTTTGAAGTTATAAAATTTAATCCCTTATTAAGTTTATCAATACTTTTGGTTTCTTTTATCATTGTGGCACTAGCTATTAAATCCCCTGCGAAAAAGATTTCTAAAATAAACATTATAGACGGCATAAGAGGGAATATAGATTTTTCAAAATCAAAGAAGAAAAGAGTCAAAGATTTTTGGAAAGAATTAAAACTCAATAACTTAGCTTCAATAAAATCACAGAGATATATTTCTGCAATAGGAATAATTATAATTTCAGTGTTTATAATCATCATAGGTATCTCAAGTTACTACAGAGATTTTTCGTTTTACGATGATGGCTATAATTTCTCTGTTGATTATTTTAGTGAAAACAACCAAGTCCCAAAAATATTAAAAGAAATTGTAGATAAAATCCCCAACGACAAGTCTTATATTTCAAAAGATAAATATGTTCAAGTGGAAAATACAAATGAATTCTCAAAAGAAGCAAAGTCAGCTGGATTAGACGAGGAAGCGAAAAAGAATATAAAAAAATATAAGACAGAGGGTATGGATGGATTTATCATCGCCTTGGAAGAAAAAGACTTAAGAGAACTTGGAGGAAAGAAGGGCGAATTTATTCTCTACAATACAATTCAAGAAGATTCTTCTATTCCAATAGCTAAGGCAAAGAGAATTCCATATTTTGAAAACCCACAGACTTTAGATATTAACTTAAATGATTATAAGAAGACTATTAAAATTTCAAAGGCAATAACAGATTTGGGAAAATATAAGTCGAGAACAAGACCATTTGATGTAAAAGTTTATACAGATTTTGACACTTATTTTAAACTTATGGAAGAAGCAGGTGATGAGAAATACAAAAATTATGCCTATACATTAAATATGAAGATAAAAGATTCGGATACCAAAGATGTAAAAGAATATGTAGAGGCCATGATTAGAAGTAAAATTTCACCAGAAGATCGCTTTAATATCATAACAGGTGAGGAAACAGCAAAAAATGAATATAATGATTTGAAAAGTCTAATAAAAATTGTAATAGGGATTGCATCAATCATCTTTGTACTAAATATCACCAATGGCTACTCATCTATTAATTTAAGTCTCATGAGCAGAAAAAAAGAAATCGGAAGTCTTTACTCTTGTGGAATGGATGTAGATGAGTTAAAGAGTATTTATCAAAAGGAATTTATTGGAGAGCAGGTAAAGTCCTTTACTATTTCTATTATTGTGAGTTTAGGAGTTATGTTTGTAATATCATTAATAGCTCCTGATTTAAGAATGAGTACTCTAATAAAATATTATGACTATAAAAGTTTCTTAGGATTTTCATTAGTCGTCTATGGTATTAATCTAATCATCTATCATTTTTCTTTAAAGAGAATTTTAGACAGACCGACTATAGATTTAATTCGAACAATATAA
- a CDS encoding thioredoxin family protein: protein MQNGTEKVSSITSKFNILAIGENWCIDSIINIPVVHWLEKNNENIKLKVIDTDSYSKFMPNEKVITPTFIIMNQEYQEIGKWVQYPKRIIDVVESKDQVRIIVEKRRYRQGEYIVDTLEEVLDILINYSNNIYSERRK from the coding sequence ATACAAAATGGAACTGAAAAGGTTAGTAGTATAACAAGCAAATTTAATATACTTGCGATTGGAGAAAACTGGTGTATTGATTCTATAATTAATATTCCTGTAGTTCATTGGTTAGAAAAAAACAATGAAAATATAAAACTTAAAGTAATAGATACAGATAGTTACAGTAAGTTTATGCCTAATGAAAAAGTTATTACACCAACATTTATTATTATGAATCAAGAATATCAGGAGATAGGGAAATGGGTTCAATATCCTAAAAGAATAATAGATGTGGTTGAATCTAAGGACCAAGTTCGAATTATAGTAGAGAAAAGGAGATACCGACAGGGAGAATATATTGTAGATACATTGGAAGAGGTATTAGATATCCTGATTAACTATAGTAATAATATTTATTCAGAAAGGAGGAAATAA
- a CDS encoding GNAT family N-acetyltransferase, with protein MIFIQEIPVSKINEYWDIQFQYLVNDGFLTTEEEKKYFQSAEYRDVLQSHMLRTPDTQHMVYFVRDGVKIGASQYCTYKSEDGKCFILDFWVFPEYRGNGTGHKCFQTLMEYTKNDGAIYYALNYAKEDSHRFWESLGFSDNGIDEYGLPLMIKRD; from the coding sequence ATGATATTCATTCAGGAGATACCTGTTTCAAAAATCAACGAGTATTGGGACATTCAGTTTCAGTATTTGGTAAATGACGGGTTTTTAACGACGGAGGAAGAAAAGAAATACTTCCAGAGCGCGGAGTATCGAGATGTATTGCAAAGTCATATGTTGCGCACTCCGGACACTCAACACATGGTATATTTTGTGCGTGACGGAGTTAAAATAGGCGCTTCTCAGTACTGCACTTACAAAAGCGAGGACGGAAAATGTTTCATCCTTGATTTTTGGGTGTTCCCAGAGTATAGAGGGAACGGGACAGGACACAAATGTTTTCAAACGCTTATGGAATATACAAAAAACGACGGCGCAATTTATTACGCCCTTAACTACGCAAAAGAGGATTCGCATAGATTTTGGGAATCACTTGGTTTCTCTGACAATGGAATAGATGAATACGGCTTGCCATTGATGATAAAAAGAGATTAA